One window of Corallococcus caeni genomic DNA carries:
- a CDS encoding YncE family protein, whose protein sequence is MRKPFVLATAGLLSTGLLAMGGHVFLSRVPAAPAAPRSAPSPLTAPAVKVTREGVSLAFDLTLMPRPLEAGQGSPLQAVARVAVTDARTGEPLAGRRPLAWMRLRPQGEPAPDDAACTARVKTYLGGLLSAQADVDFNAYWFLTLNHDQTVSVINPQIAFDRTKLQHLVSVGGGAADWALLPDRSALYVTVPAQDTVSVVDAQRFVVTRPLRVGRQPGRIALSPDGLTAWVSNDGDGTVSVIDTPGHAVRDPVDVGAGPHAFGFSDSGRTAWVSARDATALTALDVASGEVLGRVEVGAGVTALAWSDVARALFASRPGAHEVVVVDAARREVSRRIPVKGGLDALRFDNTGRWAFLVHQDTHTVDILDAASGQVAHTLTGFSAPDSVVFTDAFAYVRNTTDSHVTLVELKTLEGTGTPAQVRITMGQRPAAEARELGRSDPIAPLPEGNGVIVAGNADRALFLYQEGMMAPRGTHLNYGREPRAVMVLDRSLREVEPGVFTARGSVRENGTYDVQVLLDNPRVVACMEWTVGQVPLDASFAKVLPLKLTPEFDAKRTFAPQETVPLRFRLEPTAGTGAPPVAPEEIRVLLFRTPGTWQVRTEPRRVADGVFEVDFRPPSPGQYKFVVGVEGRGLDLGRLPTSTLGVSSPLAAALTSESTP, encoded by the coding sequence ATGCGCAAGCCCTTCGTCCTCGCCACCGCCGGTCTGCTGTCCACCGGGCTCCTCGCCATGGGTGGTCACGTTTTCCTCTCGCGAGTCCCCGCCGCGCCCGCGGCCCCCCGGTCCGCGCCCTCGCCCCTCACCGCGCCCGCCGTGAAGGTGACGCGCGAGGGGGTATCGCTCGCGTTCGACCTGACGCTGATGCCCCGGCCACTGGAGGCCGGACAAGGCTCGCCGCTCCAGGCGGTCGCGCGCGTCGCCGTCACGGATGCGCGCACGGGCGAGCCCCTGGCGGGGCGCCGTCCCCTGGCGTGGATGCGCCTGCGCCCCCAGGGCGAGCCTGCTCCGGACGACGCCGCGTGCACGGCGCGCGTGAAGACGTACCTGGGCGGGCTGCTGTCCGCGCAGGCGGACGTGGACTTCAACGCGTACTGGTTCCTCACGCTCAACCACGACCAGACGGTGTCCGTCATCAATCCGCAGATCGCCTTCGACCGGACAAAGCTCCAGCACCTGGTGTCCGTGGGCGGTGGCGCGGCGGACTGGGCGCTCTTGCCGGACCGCTCCGCGCTGTACGTGACGGTGCCGGCGCAGGACACCGTGTCCGTGGTGGACGCCCAGCGCTTCGTGGTGACGCGCCCACTGCGCGTGGGCCGCCAGCCGGGGCGCATCGCGCTGTCTCCGGACGGCCTCACCGCCTGGGTGAGCAACGACGGCGACGGCACGGTGAGCGTCATCGACACGCCCGGGCATGCCGTGCGCGATCCGGTGGACGTGGGGGCGGGCCCGCACGCCTTCGGCTTCTCCGACAGCGGACGCACCGCCTGGGTCTCCGCCCGCGACGCCACGGCATTGACGGCGCTGGACGTGGCCTCCGGCGAGGTGCTGGGCCGGGTGGAGGTGGGCGCGGGCGTCACCGCGCTGGCCTGGAGCGACGTGGCCCGGGCCCTCTTCGCTTCAAGGCCCGGAGCGCACGAGGTGGTGGTGGTGGACGCCGCACGCCGCGAGGTGTCGCGCCGCATCCCGGTGAAGGGCGGGCTGGACGCGCTGCGCTTCGACAACACCGGCCGCTGGGCCTTCCTGGTGCACCAGGACACCCACACCGTGGACATCCTGGACGCGGCCTCCGGCCAGGTGGCCCACACGCTCACCGGCTTCTCCGCGCCGGACTCCGTCGTGTTCACGGACGCGTTCGCCTACGTGCGCAACACCACCGACAGCCACGTGACGCTGGTGGAGTTGAAGACGCTGGAGGGCACCGGCACGCCCGCCCAGGTGCGCATCACCATGGGCCAGCGGCCCGCGGCCGAGGCACGGGAGTTGGGCCGGTCGGACCCCATCGCGCCGCTGCCGGAGGGCAATGGCGTCATCGTCGCGGGCAACGCGGACCGCGCGCTGTTCCTCTACCAGGAAGGCATGATGGCCCCACGCGGCACGCACCTGAACTACGGCCGTGAGCCCCGCGCGGTGATGGTGTTGGATCGCTCGCTGCGCGAGGTGGAGCCCGGCGTCTTCACCGCCCGGGGCAGCGTGCGCGAGAACGGCACCTATGACGTCCAGGTGCTGCTGGACAACCCCCGGGTCGTGGCGTGCATGGAGTGGACGGTGGGCCAGGTCCCCCTGGACGCGTCGTTCGCGAAGGTGCTGCCCTTGAAGCTCACGCCGGAGTTCGACGCGAAGCGGACCTTCGCGCCACAAGAGACGGTGCCGCTGCGCTTCCGTCTGGAGCCCACCGCGGGCACGGGCGCGCCCCCGGTGGCGCCGGAGGAGATCCGCGTGCTGCTGTTCCGCACGCCCGGCACCTGGCAGGTGCGCACCGAACCCCGGCGCGTCGCTGACGGCGTCTTCGAGGTCGACTTCCGGCCGCCGTCGCCAGGCCAATACAAGTTCGTGGTGGGCGTGGAGGGCCGGGGGCTCGACCTGGGCCGCCTGCCCACGTCCACCCTCGGCGTGTCGTCCCCGCTCGCGGCCGCCCTCACCTCCGAGTCCACCCCATGA
- a CDS encoding RluA family pseudouridine synthase, with amino-acid sequence MKTRTDAAELIRTLTYFEAPRPEALPTQLANPFHAAPPGPWGLQAAEALQQRLRETPAYREALWRPHCGKMFGVLVVAAQDGRVGFLSAFSGMLGGAWTADGFVPPLFEPLARDAFWPAGEAELAALEQRHVQLSREADALRAQGPVHSLREVEARRAEVEHVRAELSRDLWRQVTQGYVIPNARGETQTLAALFAPKPPPGGAGDCAAPKLLAYAFRHGLTPLELAEFWWGAPPLGGRRESGAYYPACDNKCGTVLPFMLQGLAVELPAPAATVSAGPRVLHEDAWLLVVDKPVGLPTLPGRHGPARDSVLVRLQANFPELTPASFLHELEPDSSGLLVIARDAATRASLQRQFSRREAEHRHVAWLDGQVEGDAGTIDLPLRGTAQVSLADCVDARHGKRTLSAWKVLRREASRTRVEFVPTTQLPHALRIHAAHPLGLGLPIVGDARLGREDARLMLHAEALAFVHPRTGERLSFTSPTPF; translated from the coding sequence ATGAAGACCCGAACAGACGCGGCGGAGCTCATCCGGACCCTGACGTACTTCGAGGCGCCACGGCCTGAAGCCCTGCCCACGCAACTGGCGAACCCCTTCCACGCGGCGCCTCCCGGCCCCTGGGGACTCCAGGCGGCGGAGGCCCTTCAGCAGCGGCTGCGGGAGACCCCCGCGTACCGCGAAGCCTTGTGGCGGCCCCACTGCGGGAAGATGTTCGGCGTGCTGGTGGTTGCCGCGCAGGACGGACGGGTCGGGTTCCTGAGCGCGTTCTCCGGGATGCTGGGCGGCGCGTGGACCGCGGACGGCTTCGTGCCGCCGCTGTTCGAGCCCCTGGCCCGCGACGCGTTCTGGCCCGCGGGCGAGGCGGAGCTGGCCGCGCTGGAGCAACGGCATGTGCAGCTGTCCCGGGAAGCCGATGCCCTGCGAGCGCAGGGCCCCGTCCATTCGCTCCGGGAGGTGGAAGCGCGCCGGGCGGAAGTGGAGCACGTGCGCGCCGAGCTTTCGCGTGACCTGTGGCGGCAGGTGACGCAGGGCTATGTCATTCCCAATGCCCGCGGCGAAACCCAGACATTGGCCGCGCTGTTCGCGCCAAAGCCTCCCCCCGGAGGCGCCGGTGACTGCGCCGCGCCCAAGCTGCTGGCGTATGCCTTTCGTCACGGGCTCACGCCGCTGGAGCTCGCCGAGTTCTGGTGGGGAGCACCTCCGCTGGGGGGCCGCCGGGAGTCCGGTGCGTACTACCCCGCGTGTGACAACAAATGCGGCACGGTGCTGCCGTTCATGCTGCAAGGCCTGGCGGTGGAGTTGCCGGCCCCCGCCGCGACGGTCAGCGCCGGACCGCGCGTGCTCCATGAGGATGCGTGGCTCCTCGTGGTCGACAAGCCCGTGGGACTGCCCACGCTCCCCGGACGGCATGGGCCCGCGCGCGACTCGGTGCTCGTCCGGCTCCAGGCCAATTTCCCGGAGCTGACCCCCGCCAGCTTCCTCCACGAACTGGAGCCCGATTCCTCCGGCCTCCTGGTCATCGCGCGGGACGCTGCGACGCGGGCCTCGCTCCAGCGCCAGTTCTCCCGTCGTGAGGCGGAGCACCGCCACGTCGCCTGGCTGGACGGCCAGGTGGAAGGAGACGCCGGCACCATCGACCTGCCCCTGCGCGGCACGGCCCAGGTGTCACTGGCGGACTGCGTGGACGCACGCCACGGCAAGCGGACCCTGAGCGCCTGGAAGGTGCTCCGTCGCGAGGCCTCCCGGACCCGGGTGGAGTTCGTGCCGACGACCCAGCTTCCCCACGCGTTGCGTATCCATGCAGCGCATCCGCTGGGGCTGGGACTTCCCATCGTCGGAGATGCGCGCTTGGGACGAGAGGACGCGCGGCTGATGCTCCATGCCGAGGCGCTGGCCTTCGTGCATCCTCGCACGGGCGAGCGTCTGTCATTCACGTCGCCCACGCCGTTCTGA
- a CDS encoding copper oxidase gives MACEPRAPGDAPEGTAGLGATAQGIQIVNLPYRDKIFPAPVPPPSPACARTVSAEVVAFDQVYTYNRLGSYNPTGMIYALRDDVESIDGKPGLIPGNVRLKADKRPRPLTLRANVGDCLTVQFHNMLAPTRSAIPSPSQSQPGVSRASGSSNGWTFLRKVLPAWVLTPTYDRVKSLLQNAPAGGFWVSLGDEGKFDDAHREDSPATRTASIHVQGLQYFSMGSDGAWVGKNASSLVSPGASTTYTWYADHEGVFFFYSMGASFGGQGDGGSTVHGLFGALNVEPPGARWYRSKVTGKVLDAVTTSRNPDGTPVIDYEAQDGSGRPLLAILDGDNRIRHGDLEALITGYSSTVVGTSTSRDTGSFRELTAIYHDEVKAVQAFDELEWNPTFHSVRDGFGINYGVAGLGAELLANRAKIGPTKDCVTCEYEEFFLESWANGDPAMNVEKDASGRATQALYPDDPTNVHHSYLGDPVRIRNIHAGPAETHVFHLHAHQWKFSPSVEASNYLDSQTIGPGSTFTYDINYGGSGNRNFTPGDSIHHCHLYPHFAQGMWALWRVHDVFESGTSDRRLPDAEIKNGTPNPAVIPLPDRPMPPMPTYASTTVTDSNGRPVTRPAFPGFPFYIAGMSGRRAPQAPLDLEYDGGLPRHIVTRAVGTVTYGASGRFDVDPAALNIKLLPHNGTPMEQNAMAFHAGEFPNASGVTTLYGDAAAGYPAYTPLGGSGTFTVNGRKAVAGAPFADPCPANAGVRNYRAAYLQIDLQRINRAGWHDPQARLMVLNEDVPATQDGLRPPEPFFFRAQSGECINFYATNLIPKHLEPDAFQIYTPTDVIGQHIHLVKFDVTAADGAGNGWNYEDGTLSSDTVAERIHLANAAGGAFAADGNVGETGTRVTLSAPASHPRISRAPGTAQTTVQRWWADDQSAQRTLETVFTHDHFGPSSHQQHGFFGALIVEPKGSKWRDPRTGVYYGSRVADGGPTSWRADVITADPSQSFREFTLGFMDYNPLYDECGQPVNPPNYKEDALPWAVGFEPVPMPEAISAADPGGMMINYRNEPIPVRISSRSTRCGTRKLLATKAGEMSNVFRSDIHGDPYTPLMAGYEGDRIKIRLVQGSQEEQHSFSLHGHKWLREGGDPNSGFQNAQAIGISEHFEFELTGGLPAIGGAYETADYMYMSASNGDLWNGMWGLLRTYRNKQKGLRSLGDVAMLAVDLNPRLDLAVSAGGKEPLQAYPPVALLDMPERAGLPRLSETDETIQASYEINEKGEEVKERTVAFALEEREAMLKIDRELVLQYENSGKLGVKPVKIDSCPRNAPVRLYTVSAIDARNWLPGGRLVYNSKHGFYDPDAIIFARDEYLSDLKLGKRAPEPLVLRARAGECVQVVLTNRLPATVPTKKDVWAHHSAITSSFNVNQTRMSNHVSLHPQLVNVDVNTDDGANVGLNAQQTVPPGGVRTYRWFAGEFKSSPWTSPYPVGQVTPMEFGIVNLRNMADVVNHGMHGAIGALVIEPKDADWSTDSGTDAQARVRYTRQDGSKQTFREFVLLYQDDLGLHTDNPRFQDSGASGLNSGTALRNTNGIDDSQDTGQKGFNYRTEPLWARLGVPPQTPPEDTNNYDLTAILSSATHGDPATPVFTAKVGEPVRWRVGQPSGHSRQHAFSIHGAEWHRNPWAAGAQSRVMGPNATSPVISTQGGSSVMHHWNIVPEYGAGGAYGVTGDYLYRDMPSFLWSSGGLWGVYRVE, from the coding sequence ATGGCCTGCGAGCCGCGCGCTCCCGGTGACGCGCCGGAAGGCACGGCGGGCCTGGGAGCCACGGCGCAGGGCATCCAGATCGTCAACCTGCCGTACCGGGACAAGATCTTCCCCGCTCCCGTCCCTCCCCCCTCCCCCGCCTGCGCGCGGACCGTCAGCGCGGAGGTGGTGGCCTTCGATCAGGTCTACACCTACAACCGCCTGGGTTCCTACAACCCGACGGGGATGATCTACGCGCTCCGCGACGACGTGGAGTCCATCGACGGCAAGCCCGGCCTGATTCCGGGCAACGTCCGCCTGAAGGCGGACAAGCGCCCGCGCCCGCTCACGCTGCGCGCCAACGTGGGGGACTGCCTCACGGTCCAGTTCCACAACATGCTGGCGCCCACGCGCTCTGCCATCCCCAGCCCGTCCCAGTCGCAGCCGGGCGTGAGCCGGGCGTCGGGCTCCAGCAATGGCTGGACGTTCCTGCGCAAGGTGCTGCCCGCGTGGGTGCTGACGCCCACGTATGACCGGGTCAAGTCGCTGCTCCAGAACGCGCCCGCCGGCGGCTTCTGGGTCTCCTTGGGCGACGAGGGCAAGTTCGACGACGCGCACCGGGAGGACTCTCCGGCCACGCGCACCGCGTCCATCCACGTGCAGGGCCTGCAGTACTTCTCCATGGGCTCGGACGGGGCCTGGGTGGGCAAGAACGCCAGCAGCCTGGTGAGCCCCGGCGCCAGCACCACGTACACCTGGTACGCGGACCACGAGGGCGTCTTCTTCTTCTACAGCATGGGCGCGTCGTTCGGCGGCCAGGGCGACGGCGGCTCCACGGTGCACGGCCTCTTCGGCGCCCTCAACGTCGAGCCGCCGGGCGCGCGGTGGTACCGCTCCAAGGTGACCGGCAAGGTGCTGGATGCCGTCACCACGTCCCGCAACCCCGACGGCACGCCCGTCATCGACTACGAAGCGCAGGACGGCTCGGGGCGACCGCTGCTGGCCATCCTGGACGGGGACAACCGCATCCGCCACGGCGACCTGGAGGCGCTCATCACCGGCTACTCCAGCACGGTGGTGGGGACGTCCACGTCACGCGACACCGGCAGCTTCCGCGAGCTCACCGCCATCTACCACGACGAGGTGAAGGCGGTTCAGGCCTTCGACGAGCTGGAGTGGAACCCCACGTTCCACAGCGTGCGCGACGGCTTCGGCATCAACTACGGCGTGGCCGGCCTGGGCGCGGAGCTGCTCGCCAACCGCGCGAAGATTGGCCCCACCAAGGACTGCGTCACCTGCGAGTACGAAGAGTTCTTCCTGGAGTCGTGGGCCAACGGCGACCCCGCGATGAACGTGGAGAAGGACGCCTCCGGCCGCGCCACCCAGGCGCTCTACCCGGATGACCCCACCAACGTGCACCACAGCTACCTGGGGGACCCGGTGCGCATCCGCAACATCCACGCGGGCCCCGCGGAGACGCACGTCTTCCACCTCCACGCCCACCAGTGGAAGTTCTCTCCCAGCGTGGAGGCGTCCAACTACCTGGACTCGCAGACCATCGGGCCGGGTTCCACGTTCACCTACGACATCAACTACGGCGGCTCCGGCAACCGCAACTTCACCCCGGGCGACTCCATCCACCACTGCCACCTGTACCCGCACTTCGCGCAGGGCATGTGGGCGCTGTGGCGCGTGCACGACGTCTTCGAGTCCGGCACGAGCGACCGCCGCCTCCCCGACGCGGAGATCAAGAACGGCACGCCCAACCCCGCGGTCATCCCGCTGCCCGACCGGCCGATGCCGCCCATGCCCACCTACGCCAGCACCACCGTCACGGACTCCAACGGCCGGCCGGTGACGCGCCCGGCGTTCCCCGGCTTCCCCTTCTACATCGCGGGCATGTCCGGCCGCCGCGCGCCGCAGGCGCCGCTGGACCTGGAGTACGACGGCGGGCTGCCGCGCCACATCGTCACGCGCGCCGTGGGCACCGTGACGTACGGCGCCTCCGGCCGCTTCGACGTGGACCCCGCCGCGCTCAACATCAAGCTGCTCCCCCACAACGGCACCCCCATGGAACAGAACGCCATGGCGTTCCACGCGGGCGAGTTCCCCAACGCCTCCGGCGTCACCACCCTCTACGGGGACGCGGCCGCCGGCTATCCCGCGTACACGCCGCTGGGCGGCAGCGGGACGTTCACCGTCAACGGGCGCAAGGCGGTGGCGGGGGCCCCCTTCGCGGACCCCTGCCCCGCGAACGCGGGCGTGCGCAACTACCGCGCGGCCTACCTGCAGATCGACCTGCAGCGCATCAACCGCGCCGGGTGGCATGACCCGCAGGCCCGGCTGATGGTGCTCAACGAGGACGTGCCCGCGACGCAGGACGGCCTGCGCCCGCCCGAGCCGTTCTTCTTCCGGGCCCAGTCCGGCGAGTGCATCAACTTCTACGCCACGAACCTCATCCCCAAGCACCTGGAGCCGGACGCGTTCCAGATCTACACGCCCACGGACGTCATCGGGCAGCACATCCACCTGGTGAAGTTCGACGTGACGGCGGCGGACGGCGCCGGCAACGGCTGGAACTACGAGGACGGCACGCTGTCCTCCGACACCGTGGCGGAGCGCATCCACCTGGCCAACGCGGCCGGCGGCGCCTTCGCGGCGGACGGCAACGTCGGTGAGACGGGCACCCGGGTGACGCTCTCCGCGCCCGCGTCGCACCCGCGCATCAGCCGCGCGCCGGGCACGGCGCAGACCACGGTGCAGCGCTGGTGGGCGGATGACCAGTCCGCGCAGCGCACGCTGGAGACGGTCTTCACGCATGATCACTTCGGCCCGTCTTCGCACCAGCAGCACGGCTTCTTCGGCGCGCTCATCGTGGAGCCCAAGGGCTCCAAGTGGCGCGACCCGCGCACCGGCGTCTACTACGGCTCACGCGTGGCGGACGGCGGCCCCACCAGCTGGCGCGCGGACGTCATCACCGCGGACCCCAGCCAGAGCTTCCGCGAGTTCACCCTGGGCTTCATGGACTACAACCCGCTCTACGACGAGTGCGGCCAGCCCGTGAACCCTCCCAACTACAAGGAGGACGCGCTGCCCTGGGCGGTCGGCTTCGAGCCCGTCCCCATGCCGGAGGCCATCAGCGCCGCGGACCCGGGCGGCATGATGATCAACTACCGCAACGAACCCATCCCGGTTCGCATCTCCTCCCGGTCCACGCGCTGCGGCACCCGCAAGCTGCTCGCCACCAAGGCGGGGGAGATGTCCAACGTCTTCCGCTCGGACATCCACGGCGACCCCTACACCCCGCTGATGGCGGGCTACGAAGGCGACCGCATCAAGATCCGCCTGGTCCAGGGCTCGCAGGAGGAACAGCACAGCTTCAGCCTGCACGGCCACAAGTGGCTGCGCGAGGGCGGCGACCCGAACAGCGGCTTCCAGAACGCCCAGGCCATTGGCATCTCCGAACACTTCGAGTTCGAGCTGACCGGCGGCCTGCCCGCCATCGGCGGCGCCTACGAGACGGCGGACTACATGTACATGAGCGCCTCCAACGGCGACCTCTGGAACGGCATGTGGGGCCTCTTGCGCACGTACCGCAACAAGCAGAAGGGGCTGCGCTCGCTGGGGGACGTGGCGATGCTCGCGGTGGACCTGAACCCGCGGCTGGACCTGGCGGTCTCCGCGGGAGGCAAGGAGCCGCTCCAGGCGTACCCGCCCGTGGCGCTGCTGGACATGCCGGAGCGCGCGGGCCTGCCCCGGCTGAGCGAGACCGACGAGACCATCCAGGCCTCCTATGAGATCAACGAGAAGGGCGAGGAGGTGAAGGAGCGCACCGTGGCGTTCGCGCTGGAGGAGCGCGAGGCGATGCTGAAGATCGACCGCGAGCTGGTGCTCCAGTACGAGAACAGCGGGAAGCTGGGCGTCAAGCCGGTGAAGATTGACTCCTGCCCGCGCAACGCGCCGGTGCGGCTCTACACGGTGTCCGCCATCGACGCGCGCAACTGGCTGCCCGGCGGACGGCTCGTCTACAACAGCAAGCACGGCTTCTATGATCCGGACGCCATCATCTTCGCCCGCGACGAGTACCTGTCCGACCTGAAGCTGGGCAAGCGCGCCCCGGAGCCGCTCGTGCTCCGCGCGCGGGCCGGCGAGTGCGTGCAGGTGGTGCTCACCAACCGGCTGCCCGCCACGGTGCCCACGAAGAAGGACGTGTGGGCACACCACTCGGCCATCACGTCCAGCTTCAACGTCAACCAGACGCGGATGTCCAACCACGTCTCGCTGCACCCGCAGCTGGTCAACGTGGACGTGAACACGGACGACGGGGCGAACGTGGGCCTCAACGCCCAGCAGACGGTGCCGCCGGGCGGCGTGCGCACGTACCGCTGGTTCGCGGGCGAGTTCAAGAGCTCGCCCTGGACGTCGCCGTACCCGGTGGGCCAGGTGACGCCGATGGAGTTCGGCATCGTCAACCTGCGCAACATGGCGGACGTGGTGAACCACGGCATGCACGGCGCCATTGGCGCGCTGGTCATCGAGCCGAAGGACGCGGACTGGAGCACCGACTCCGGCACGGACGCGCAGGCGCGCGTGCGCTACACGCGCCAGGACGGCAGCAAGCAGACGTTCCGCGAGTTCGTCCTGCTCTACCAGGACGACCTGGGCCTGCACACCGACAACCCCCGCTTCCAGGACTCCGGCGCCAGCGGGCTGAACAGCGGTACGGCGCTGCGCAACACCAACGGCATCGACGACTCGCAGGACACCGGCCAGAAGGGCTTCAACTACCGCACCGAGCCGCTGTGGGCCCGCCTGGGCGTCCCGCCGCAGACGCCGCCGGAGGACACGAACAACTACGACCTCACCGCCATCCTCAGCAGCGCGACCCACGGTGACCCGGCCACGCCGGTGTTCACCGCCAAGGTGGGTGAGCCGGTGCGCTGGCGCGTGGGACAGCCGTCCGGCCACTCGCGGCAGCACGCGTTCAGCATCCATGGCGCCGAGTGGCACCGCAACCCCTGGGCCGCGGGCGCGCAGTCGCGGGTGATGGGCCCCAACGCCACGTCGCCGGTCATCTCCACGCAGGGGGGGTCGTCCGTGATGCACCACTGGAACATCGTCCCTGAGTACGGCGCGGGCGGCGCCTACGGCGTCACGGGCGACTACCTGTACCGCGACATGCCCAGCTTCCTCTGGAGCAGCGGCGGTCTGTGGGGCGTGTACCGGGTGGAGTAG
- a CDS encoding EamA family transporter — protein MTWWMYALLSAVFAALTAVLAKVGVEGVPSTLATALRTVVVLVFAWSIALARGEQHALPSLSRRTLLFLTLSGVATGLSWLAYFRALQLGPASRVAPIDKLSLALTVTFAVLILKEPMSWRLGLGVALIVAGTLLTLK, from the coding sequence ATGACCTGGTGGATGTATGCCCTGCTGTCCGCGGTGTTCGCGGCGTTGACCGCGGTGCTGGCGAAGGTGGGCGTGGAGGGAGTGCCCTCCACGCTCGCCACGGCGCTGCGCACCGTGGTGGTGCTCGTCTTCGCGTGGAGCATCGCGCTGGCACGGGGAGAGCAGCACGCCCTGCCCTCGCTCAGCCGCAGGACGCTGCTGTTCCTCACGCTGTCGGGGGTGGCGACGGGCCTGTCGTGGCTGGCCTACTTCCGGGCCCTGCAGCTGGGCCCGGCGTCACGCGTGGCGCCCATCGACAAGCTCAGCCTGGCGCTCACGGTGACGTTCGCGGTGCTCATCCTCAAGGAGCCGATGTCCTGGCGGCTGGGGTTGGGCGTGGCCCTCATCGTCGCGGGCACGCTCTTGACCCTCAAGTAG
- a CDS encoding DUF2716 domain-containing protein encodes MLKLKPEPDAWMPLSGDAERHALDHPWPSSEQDCVRFVVDDAFFRLEHDARLELYRDLAERMLAVFRELTPPGGWLYALDPQHPCYRLYPHVRFEIGATLQEMTGLYTREHMEQVERGIHPRAFEPRWAMAVHPVGDPEHLFAPPDFHFVFAARYRVGNFDGLEAPGRGPIETETYELLGQRLIAAVDRNPPALFRRARRLGPED; translated from the coding sequence GTGCTCAAACTCAAGCCGGAACCCGATGCCTGGATGCCGCTGTCGGGCGATGCGGAGCGCCACGCGCTGGACCATCCGTGGCCGTCATCCGAGCAGGACTGTGTCCGCTTCGTCGTCGACGACGCCTTCTTCCGCCTGGAGCACGACGCCCGGCTGGAGCTCTACCGAGACCTGGCGGAGCGGATGCTCGCCGTGTTCCGCGAACTCACCCCGCCCGGCGGCTGGCTCTACGCGCTGGACCCGCAGCACCCCTGCTACCGCCTCTACCCGCACGTCCGCTTCGAGATCGGCGCGACGTTGCAGGAGATGACCGGGCTCTACACGCGCGAACACATGGAGCAGGTGGAGCGCGGCATCCACCCGAGGGCGTTCGAGCCGCGCTGGGCCATGGCCGTCCACCCGGTGGGGGACCCCGAACACCTCTTCGCGCCGCCGGACTTCCACTTCGTCTTCGCGGCGCGCTACCGCGTGGGCAACTTCGACGGGCTGGAGGCCCCGGGCCGTGGCCCCATTGAAACGGAGACCTACGAGCTGCTGGGACAGCGCCTCATCGCCGCCGTGGACCGGAACCCGCCGGCGCTCTTTCGGCGCGCGCGCAGGCTGGGGCCCGAGGACTGA
- a CDS encoding FHA domain-containing protein: protein MVELLSAHVARYLRNREDFERGLPAAVLLFTPPLGGVPPTDLEEYPLRTVTNAGPATLGQDEPVVFPLLKSQGNAFGRGITVGRTSNNDVVLDDGSVSRFHAWFSRDTGDAGFLLTDAGSKNGSYVGGGRLLARKPMPLEDGVRLRFGQVEVSFYTAGGFARLLTVRLQP from the coding sequence ATGGTCGAGCTGCTCAGTGCCCACGTCGCGCGCTATCTGCGCAACCGCGAGGACTTCGAACGGGGACTCCCCGCCGCGGTCCTCCTCTTCACGCCTCCCCTGGGCGGGGTGCCCCCTACCGACCTGGAGGAGTACCCGCTGCGCACGGTGACCAACGCGGGCCCGGCCACGCTCGGCCAGGACGAACCCGTCGTCTTCCCGCTGCTCAAGTCCCAGGGCAACGCCTTCGGCCGGGGCATCACCGTGGGGCGCACCAGCAACAACGACGTCGTCCTGGATGACGGCAGTGTGTCCCGATTTCACGCGTGGTTTTCGCGGGACACCGGGGATGCGGGTTTTCTGCTGACGGATGCGGGCTCGAAGAACGGCTCGTACGTGGGCGGAGGCCGGTTGTTGGCTCGCAAACCCATGCCGCTGGAGGACGGGGTGCGGCTGCGCTTCGGTCAGGTGGAGGTCAGCTTCTACACGGCGGGCGGCTTCGCGCGCCTGCTGACGGTGCGCCTGCAGCCCTGA